The Pantoea sp. At-9b genome includes a window with the following:
- a CDS encoding SDR family oxidoreductase codes for MIAITGATGQLGRLVINALLKKVPASEVIAAVRSPEKAADLAALGVTLRTADYSQPETLKTAFAGVDKLLLISSSEVGQREAQHKAVIDAAKAAGVGFIAYTSLLHADTTPLGLGVEHRATEAQLKASGIPFALLRNGWYTENYAASIAPALAHHAFIGSVGEGRIASAARADYAAAAAEVISRDDQAGKIYELAGDDSYSLAEFAAEIAKQSGEKVDYVNLPQADFAAALKGAGLPDGLAEMLADSDAGAAQGGLFDNSKTLSTLIGRPTTGYAEVIKAALAK; via the coding sequence ATGATTGCGATTACAGGTGCCACCGGTCAGCTTGGCCGTTTAGTGATTAACGCGTTACTGAAAAAAGTCCCGGCCAGTGAAGTGATTGCCGCCGTTCGCTCGCCAGAGAAGGCTGCCGATTTGGCGGCGCTGGGCGTGACGCTGCGTACCGCGGATTACAGCCAGCCAGAGACGTTGAAAACGGCCTTTGCTGGTGTGGACAAACTGCTGCTGATTTCCTCCAGCGAAGTGGGCCAGCGTGAAGCGCAGCATAAAGCGGTGATTGACGCGGCCAAAGCGGCAGGCGTGGGTTTTATTGCTTACACCAGCCTGCTACATGCGGATACCACGCCGCTCGGTCTTGGTGTCGAGCATCGTGCCACTGAAGCGCAGCTAAAAGCTTCCGGCATTCCCTTCGCGCTGCTGCGCAACGGCTGGTACACCGAAAACTATGCTGCCAGCATCGCTCCGGCACTGGCGCACCATGCGTTTATCGGTTCGGTCGGTGAAGGCCGCATCGCCTCGGCGGCGCGAGCTGACTATGCGGCAGCGGCGGCGGAAGTGATCAGCCGTGACGATCAGGCAGGTAAAATCTATGAACTGGCGGGTGACGACAGCTATTCGCTGGCAGAATTCGCGGCAGAGATTGCTAAACAGTCCGGCGAGAAGGTGGATTATGTCAACCTGCCGCAGGCAGACTTCGCAGCGGCGCTGAAAGGCGCAGGTTTACCGGACGGACTGGCCGAGATGCTGGCGGATTCTGATGCCGGTGCTGCGCAGGGCGGGTTGTTTGATAACAGTAAAACCCTGAGCACGCTGATTGGTCGTCCGACGACCGGTTACGCGGAAGTCATCAAGGCTGCGTTAGCGAAATAA
- a CDS encoding helix-turn-helix domain-containing protein, translated as MLSLTLKKQYINDLVDWIEANLTDELNIDLISLKSGYSKWHMQRMFKEMTGQTLASYTRKRRLTMSAMALRLTRMPLIDIAVRFGFDNQQNFTRVFKNHFSLTPGAYRRIPELQLKDFHSRIPTQHRWVDVRLAEKPELRLCGEVIEWECRFGEYIHDHGDVVAQHARDFVAFAGQHVNKGWLGFQFSPGEGSADQQHISLFQALESQHGDVLPSNVVNWTGESGLYAEIDWQGAPEQINAFTADMYYIHLPALGVARREGKDLLRLDLQNSTPDLLTGTFFIPVTAG; from the coding sequence ATGCTCAGCCTGACTCTGAAAAAACAGTACATCAACGATTTGGTGGACTGGATTGAAGCGAACCTGACCGACGAACTCAATATCGATCTGATTAGCCTGAAATCCGGTTATTCCAAATGGCACATGCAACGCATGTTCAAAGAAATGACCGGACAAACGCTGGCGTCATACACCCGTAAGCGTCGTCTGACCATGTCAGCGATGGCGCTGCGTCTGACACGTATGCCGCTGATTGATATCGCCGTGCGTTTTGGTTTTGATAACCAGCAGAATTTCACTCGCGTGTTCAAAAACCATTTCTCGCTGACGCCGGGGGCATATCGCCGCATTCCGGAGCTGCAGTTAAAAGATTTCCACAGTCGCATTCCCACGCAGCATCGCTGGGTTGACGTGCGGCTGGCGGAGAAGCCTGAACTGCGCCTGTGTGGTGAAGTGATTGAATGGGAATGTCGCTTTGGTGAATACATCCACGATCATGGCGACGTAGTCGCCCAACACGCGCGCGATTTCGTGGCCTTTGCCGGACAGCACGTCAACAAAGGCTGGCTGGGCTTTCAGTTCAGTCCGGGGGAAGGTTCCGCCGATCAGCAACATATCAGCCTGTTTCAGGCGCTGGAAAGTCAGCATGGCGATGTGCTGCCGAGCAATGTGGTGAACTGGACCGGCGAAAGCGGTCTGTATGCGGAAATTGACTGGCAGGGGGCACCGGAACAGATCAACGCCTTTACCGCCGATATGTACTACATCCATCTGCCCGCATTGGGTGTCGCCCGGCGAGAAGGTAAAGATCTGCTGCGTCTCGATCTGCAAAACAGCACCCCGGATTTATTAACCGGCACCTTCTTCATCCCGGTGACTGCCGGATAA
- a CDS encoding heme-binding protein, translated as MEKKPESTSAVLAQTYHSISLAAARTVISAALATAAQHGWHISVAVVDRAGELVSLDRSDAAIGISPSVAQGKARTAALLRAPSKEFESFINSGSPSFLATPGVTPLEGGIPLWLHGEVIGAVGVSGAHGANDSLVAELAAEALAAF; from the coding sequence ATGGAAAAAAAACCTGAATCGACCAGCGCAGTGCTGGCCCAGACGTATCACTCGATTTCGCTGGCGGCGGCGCGCACCGTTATCTCGGCAGCGCTGGCAACCGCCGCACAACATGGCTGGCATATCAGTGTGGCAGTGGTGGACCGCGCCGGTGAGTTGGTCAGTCTTGACCGCAGCGATGCGGCAATTGGTATCAGCCCCAGTGTCGCACAGGGTAAAGCGCGCACCGCCGCATTGCTGCGCGCCCCCTCGAAAGAGTTTGAGAGTTTTATCAACAGCGGCAGCCCCAGCTTTCTCGCGACACCAGGCGTGACGCCGCTGGAAGGGGGCATTCCGCTGTGGCTGCATGGTGAAGTGATCGGTGCGGTCGGTGTGAGCGGAGCACACGGTGCGAACGACTCGCTGGTGGCTGAACTGGCGGCTGAAGCGCTGGCCGCCTTCTAA
- the cydB gene encoding cytochrome d ubiquinol oxidase subunit II — MIDFSIIWFAIIVFAILMYIVMDGFDLGIGLLFPFNKDAVERDIMVNTVAPVWDGNETWLILGGAGLYGAFPLAYSVIADALTIPLTVMLIGLIFRGVAFEFRFKATESHRPFWDKAFIGGSILATFSQGVSVGAIINGFPVSGRTFAGGPMDWLAPFPLFCGVGLVVAYALLGCTWLIMKTEHDLHRKMSALATPLVIALLVIVGIISLWTPFSHEAIAQRWFTRPNLFWFLPVPVLVLVCAWGIVRGIKREAHYSPFLLTLLLIFLGFSGLGISVWPYIIPPSITIWQAASPAISQAFMLVGGLLIIPVILVYTFWSYYVFRGKVKANEGYH, encoded by the coding sequence ATGATCGACTTTTCAATCATTTGGTTTGCGATCATCGTTTTCGCCATTCTGATGTATATCGTGATGGATGGCTTTGATCTTGGTATCGGCCTGTTGTTCCCGTTCAACAAAGATGCGGTTGAGCGCGACATCATGGTTAACACCGTTGCGCCGGTCTGGGACGGCAACGAAACCTGGCTGATCCTCGGGGGCGCCGGGCTGTACGGGGCGTTCCCGCTGGCCTATTCGGTGATTGCCGATGCGTTGACCATCCCGCTGACGGTGATGCTGATTGGCCTGATATTCCGTGGTGTGGCGTTCGAGTTTCGCTTTAAAGCCACCGAATCGCACCGTCCATTCTGGGATAAAGCCTTTATTGGCGGTTCGATTCTCGCCACCTTCAGCCAGGGAGTGTCGGTGGGGGCCATTATCAACGGTTTCCCGGTCAGTGGCCGTACCTTCGCCGGTGGCCCCATGGACTGGCTGGCACCGTTCCCGCTGTTCTGCGGTGTCGGTCTGGTGGTGGCGTATGCGCTGCTCGGCTGTACCTGGTTGATTATGAAAACCGAACATGACCTGCATCGTAAGATGTCCGCGCTGGCAACGCCGCTGGTGATCGCGCTGCTGGTGATCGTCGGCATTATCAGCCTGTGGACGCCGTTCAGCCATGAAGCCATTGCCCAACGTTGGTTCACCCGTCCAAACCTGTTCTGGTTCCTGCCGGTTCCGGTGCTGGTACTGGTGTGTGCATGGGGCATTGTGCGCGGCATCAAACGCGAAGCGCATTACAGTCCGTTCCTGCTGACTTTGCTGCTGATTTTCCTCGGCTTTTCCGGCCTGGGGATTAGCGTATGGCCCTACATCATTCCCCCTTCCATCACTATCTGGCAGGCGGCGTCTCCGGCAATCAGCCAGGCGTTTATGCTGGTGGGCGGGTTGCTGATTATCCCGGTGATCCTGGTGTACACCTTCTGGAGTTACTACGTCTTCCGGGGAAAAGTGAAAGCCAACGAGGGATATCACTGA
- a CDS encoding manganese/iron ABC transporter ATP-binding protein: protein MTQVPAITAAAVSVTYRNGHTALREANFSVPGGSIAALVGVNGSGKSTLFKAVMGFVRLAQGEIRILGMPTRQALRRNLVAYVPQAEEVDWSFPVLVEDVVMMGRYGHMGTLRIAKARDHAIVNAALERVDMLAFRQRQIGELSGGQKKRVFLARAIAQQGEVILLDEPFTGVDVQTEAKIISLLGELRDEGKTMLVSTHNLGSVTEFCDYTVMVKGTVLASGPTATTFTAENLERAFSGVLRHVVLNGSEDRIITDDERPFVSPLPPGSERV, encoded by the coding sequence ATGACACAGGTGCCAGCGATTACCGCTGCTGCGGTCAGCGTCACTTACCGTAACGGGCATACCGCGCTACGTGAAGCCAATTTCAGCGTGCCTGGCGGCTCGATCGCCGCGCTGGTCGGGGTTAACGGTTCCGGTAAATCGACGTTGTTTAAGGCGGTGATGGGCTTTGTGCGTCTGGCACAGGGGGAGATCCGCATTCTCGGCATGCCCACGCGCCAGGCGTTGCGGCGCAATCTGGTCGCTTACGTGCCACAAGCCGAAGAAGTTGACTGGTCCTTTCCAGTGCTGGTTGAAGACGTGGTAATGATGGGACGGTATGGCCATATGGGGACGCTGCGCATCGCCAAAGCGCGCGATCACGCTATCGTCAATGCCGCCCTGGAACGGGTTGATATGCTGGCCTTCCGTCAGCGCCAGATTGGCGAGCTATCCGGTGGTCAGAAAAAACGCGTGTTTTTGGCACGAGCCATTGCGCAGCAAGGAGAAGTCATCCTGCTGGATGAGCCTTTCACCGGGGTCGATGTGCAGACCGAGGCGAAGATCATCAGCCTGCTGGGTGAGCTGCGTGACGAGGGCAAAACCATGCTGGTATCAACCCATAACCTCGGTTCCGTCACTGAGTTTTGTGATTACACCGTAATGGTGAAAGGCACGGTGCTGGCAAGCGGCCCCACCGCCACCACCTTTACGGCGGAAAATCTTGAGCGCGCCTTCAGCGGAGTGCTGCGCCATGTGGTGCTGAACGGTTCAGAAGACCGTATTATCACCGATGATGAGCGCCCGTTTGTGTCACCTCTGCCACCGGGCAGCGAGAGGGTCTGA
- a CDS encoding SDR family NAD(P)-dependent oxidoreductase produces the protein MASLQGKHLVVIGGSSGIGLQVAQRAAEQGAQLTILGRNAERLAQAQATLTQQGAEVATLTVDAHDHDALRSAFKQLADFDHLVSMVGDAMGGGFLSADMALIEKVIYSKFLTNVLIGKLAAEKVRAGGSLTFTAGTGGRAQDACASYVGNQGIVSLAQGLAVELAPKARVNCVAPTWTVTPFWRQQAAEQVEQTRQHFAEIIPLGRTAEIGELASAYLFLIQNDFITGQQIAVDGGIMLR, from the coding sequence ATGGCATCATTACAGGGCAAACATCTGGTGGTGATTGGCGGCAGCTCCGGCATCGGCTTGCAGGTGGCGCAACGGGCGGCAGAGCAGGGCGCGCAACTGACGATTCTCGGACGTAACGCTGAGCGTCTGGCACAGGCGCAAGCCACGCTGACACAGCAGGGCGCTGAGGTGGCGACGCTAACCGTCGATGCGCATGATCATGACGCACTGCGCAGTGCGTTTAAACAGCTTGCTGACTTCGACCATCTGGTCTCGATGGTTGGCGATGCCATGGGCGGCGGTTTCCTCAGCGCCGACATGGCGCTGATTGAGAAAGTGATTTACTCGAAATTCCTCACCAATGTGCTGATTGGCAAACTGGCGGCAGAAAAAGTGCGGGCGGGCGGTTCTCTGACCTTTACTGCCGGTACGGGTGGTCGCGCCCAGGATGCCTGCGCCAGCTATGTCGGGAATCAGGGCATTGTGTCACTGGCACAAGGACTGGCGGTGGAACTGGCACCCAAAGCACGGGTGAATTGTGTTGCGCCCACCTGGACGGTGACACCGTTCTGGCGGCAGCAAGCGGCGGAACAGGTGGAACAGACCCGCCAGCATTTTGCTGAAATTATTCCACTGGGCCGTACCGCAGAAATTGGCGAACTCGCCAGCGCTTATCTGTTCTTAATACAAAACGATTTTATTACCGGACAACAAATCGCGGTGGACGGCGGCATTATGCTCCGCTGA
- a CDS encoding metal ABC transporter permease, protein MLTLLLEPFQFAFMNQALLIALVVAIPCALLSVFLVLKGWALMGDAMSHAVFPGIVLAWILGLPLALGAFVAGVFCAVASGYLKDNSRIKQDTVMGIVFSGMFAVGLILYIAAKPEVHLDHILFGDMLGITLADMVQTTLIAAVILLIMAVKWRDFLLFCFDPQQAQASGLRTGWLHYGLLCMVALTIVATMKAVGIILSVSLLIAPGAIALLLTQRFSHALLVAVTIAVLVSLSGVYLSFYLDSAPAPTIVVLFALVFIVAFIRASLLARRAERQTLQT, encoded by the coding sequence ATGCTGACGTTGCTGCTTGAACCTTTCCAGTTTGCTTTTATGAACCAGGCCTTGTTGATTGCGCTGGTGGTGGCGATTCCCTGCGCGTTGTTATCGGTATTTCTGGTGCTGAAAGGCTGGGCCTTGATGGGCGATGCCATGAGCCATGCGGTGTTTCCCGGGATTGTGCTGGCGTGGATACTCGGCCTGCCGCTGGCACTGGGGGCGTTTGTTGCCGGGGTATTTTGTGCCGTCGCCAGTGGTTATCTGAAGGACAACAGTCGCATCAAGCAGGATACGGTGATGGGCATTGTCTTCTCCGGCATGTTCGCGGTCGGGCTGATTTTGTATATTGCCGCCAAACCGGAGGTGCATCTGGATCACATCCTGTTTGGCGATATGTTGGGTATTACCCTCGCAGACATGGTGCAAACCACGCTTATCGCGGCGGTGATTCTGCTGATCATGGCAGTGAAATGGCGGGATTTTTTGCTGTTCTGCTTCGATCCACAACAAGCCCAGGCCAGCGGATTACGCACCGGCTGGTTGCATTACGGCCTGCTGTGTATGGTCGCGTTAACCATCGTCGCCACCATGAAGGCGGTGGGCATTATTCTGTCGGTATCACTGTTGATTGCGCCAGGGGCGATTGCGCTGTTGCTGACCCAACGCTTTTCACACGCGTTGCTGGTGGCGGTGACGATAGCGGTGCTGGTTTCGCTCAGCGGCGTGTATCTGTCGTTTTATCTGGATAGCGCACCTGCGCCGACCATTGTGGTGTTATTTGCCCTGGTGTTTATCGTCGCGTTTATCCGTGCCAGCCTGCTGGCGCGGCGCGCTGAACGGCAAACGCTGCAAACTTAG
- a CDS encoding DUF2474 domain-containing protein produces the protein MSGHTEVKAPLWKRVMWLVIIYGASVLALGVVASLFRMMMTAAGMRSH, from the coding sequence ATGTCAGGACACACTGAAGTGAAAGCGCCACTCTGGAAGCGGGTGATGTGGCTGGTGATTATTTACGGCGCAAGCGTGCTGGCACTCGGTGTGGTGGCATCGCTGTTTCGTATGATGATGACGGCCGCAGGGATGCGATCGCATTGA
- a CDS encoding cytochrome ubiquinol oxidase subunit I: MFGLDAFHLARIQFAFTVSFHIIFPAITIGLASFLAVLEGLWLKSRNETYRDLYHFWSKVFAVNFGMGVVSGLVMAYQFGTNWSGFSQFAGSITGPLLTYEVLTAFFLEAGFLGVMLFGWNRVGPGLHFFATCMVALGTIISTFWILASNSWMHTPQGYIIQNGIVVPQDWLKIIFNPSFPYRLLHMSTAAFLASAFFVGASAAWHLLKGNDNPAIRKMFSMALWMALIVSPIQAMIGDAHGLNTLEHQPAKIAAIEGHWENPPGEATPLILFGIPDMEQERTKYALEIPYLGSLILTHSLDKQVPALKSFPKEDRPNSTVVFWSFRVMVALGLLMITLGMVSLWLRFKGRLYQSRPFLWFALLMGPSGLLAILAGWFTTEIGRQPWVVYGVQRTIDAVSAHGDLHMSISLLAFILVYCSVFGVGYVYMMRLIKQGPKVGEGHDVNPGGPGQSNTPARPLSAVSHQEGGLK, from the coding sequence ATGTTTGGATTAGATGCCTTTCACCTGGCGAGGATACAGTTCGCGTTTACTGTCTCCTTTCATATCATTTTCCCGGCCATCACCATCGGTCTCGCCAGCTTCCTGGCGGTGCTGGAAGGTCTATGGCTAAAATCCCGTAATGAGACCTATCGCGATCTCTACCATTTCTGGTCCAAAGTCTTTGCCGTCAATTTCGGCATGGGCGTAGTTTCTGGTCTGGTGATGGCGTATCAGTTTGGCACCAACTGGAGTGGCTTCTCGCAGTTCGCGGGCAGTATCACCGGTCCACTGTTGACCTATGAAGTCCTGACCGCCTTCTTCCTCGAAGCCGGTTTCCTTGGTGTGATGTTATTTGGCTGGAACCGCGTTGGGCCGGGCCTGCACTTTTTTGCCACCTGCATGGTTGCGCTGGGCACCATCATCTCTACCTTCTGGATTCTGGCGTCCAACAGCTGGATGCACACCCCGCAGGGTTACATCATTCAGAACGGTATCGTGGTGCCACAGGATTGGCTGAAAATCATTTTCAACCCCTCGTTTCCGTACCGCTTGCTGCATATGTCGACCGCGGCGTTCCTTGCCAGCGCCTTTTTTGTTGGTGCCTCAGCGGCCTGGCATCTGTTAAAAGGCAATGACAATCCGGCCATTCGTAAGATGTTTTCCATGGCGCTGTGGATGGCGCTGATCGTTTCGCCGATTCAGGCGATGATCGGTGACGCACATGGCCTGAACACCCTTGAACATCAGCCCGCGAAAATCGCGGCGATTGAAGGGCACTGGGAAAACCCGCCAGGTGAAGCCACGCCGCTGATTCTGTTTGGCATCCCGGATATGGAGCAGGAGCGCACCAAATACGCGCTGGAGATCCCTTACCTCGGCAGCCTGATTCTGACCCATAGCCTCGACAAACAGGTTCCGGCGCTGAAGTCCTTCCCGAAAGAAGACCGCCCGAATTCCACCGTGGTGTTCTGGTCGTTCCGCGTGATGGTGGCGCTGGGCCTGCTGATGATTACCCTCGGTATGGTCAGCCTGTGGTTGCGCTTCAAAGGGCGGCTGTATCAGTCACGTCCGTTCCTGTGGTTTGCGCTGTTGATGGGACCTTCGGGCCTGCTGGCGATTCTGGCGGGCTGGTTTACCACGGAAATTGGTCGTCAGCCGTGGGTGGTGTATGGCGTGCAGCGCACCATAGATGCGGTATCCGCGCATGGCGATCTGCATATGAGCATTAGCCTGCTGGCGTTTATCCTGGTGTACTGCTCCGTGTTCGGTGTGGGGTATGTCTACATGATGCGTCTGATCAAGCAGGGGCCAAAAGTGGGGGAAGGTCACGATGTGAACCCGGGAGGCCCGGGCCAGAGCAACACCCCGGCACGTCCACTTTCTGCGGTTTCTCATCAGGAAGGAGGCCTTAAATGA
- a CDS encoding metal ABC transporter substrate-binding protein — MKMMRGIVLGTLLSTLFTPGAMASEKLKVITTFTVIADMAKNVAGDAAEVSSITKPGAEIHEYQPTPGDIKRAQGAQLILANGMNLELWFRRFYQHLKDVPEVIVTQGVTPMGITEGPYNGKPNPHAWMSPDNALIYVDNIRDALVKYDPDNAAIYQRNSAAYKQKITDTLQPLRQQVAQLPENKRWLVSSEGAFSYLARDLGLKELYLWPINADQQGTPQQVRRVIDRVRAEHIPAVFSESTVSDKPARQVARETGAHYGGVLYVDSLSGPDGPVPTYIDLLNVTTRTLVQGIQDGIKE, encoded by the coding sequence ATGAAAATGATGAGAGGAATAGTGCTTGGCACGCTGCTGAGTACGTTGTTCACCCCGGGCGCGATGGCCAGCGAAAAACTAAAGGTCATCACCACCTTCACCGTGATCGCCGATATGGCGAAAAATGTCGCCGGGGATGCCGCTGAGGTCAGTTCGATCACCAAACCGGGAGCAGAAATTCATGAATATCAGCCGACGCCGGGCGATATTAAACGCGCCCAGGGTGCCCAACTGATTCTCGCTAACGGTATGAACCTTGAATTGTGGTTCCGTCGTTTTTATCAGCACTTAAAAGATGTGCCCGAAGTTATCGTCACCCAGGGCGTGACGCCAATGGGCATCACCGAAGGCCCGTACAACGGTAAACCCAATCCTCATGCCTGGATGTCACCCGATAATGCGCTGATTTACGTCGATAATATTCGCGACGCGCTGGTGAAATACGATCCAGACAATGCGGCGATCTATCAGCGCAACTCCGCCGCTTACAAACAAAAAATCACTGATACGCTGCAACCGCTGCGTCAGCAGGTGGCACAGCTGCCAGAAAATAAACGCTGGCTGGTATCGAGCGAAGGCGCATTTTCCTATCTGGCGCGCGATTTAGGGCTGAAAGAACTCTATCTATGGCCCATCAATGCCGATCAGCAAGGCACACCGCAGCAGGTACGTCGGGTGATTGACCGCGTGCGTGCGGAACACATCCCTGCGGTGTTCAGTGAAAGCACGGTATCAGACAAACCCGCGCGTCAGGTGGCTCGCGAGACGGGCGCGCATTACGGTGGCGTGTTGTATGTCGATTCGCTGAGCGGCCCTGATGGCCCGGTACCGACCTATATCGACCTGCTCAACGTCACCACCCGCACCCTGGTGCAGGGTATCCAAGACGGTATCAAGGAGTAG
- a CDS encoding helix-turn-helix domain-containing protein, with protein sequence MSENLSEKFSRGELLNVNCPSREVLKRITSRWSVLVLLALREETLRFSELRRKIGGVSERMLAQTLRYMEEDGFVQRIAYDVVPPHVEYHLTELGREVEGQVVGLADWLESNLHRILDVRDNI encoded by the coding sequence ATGTCTGAAAACCTGAGTGAAAAATTTAGTCGCGGTGAGTTGCTTAACGTTAACTGTCCGTCACGCGAAGTGCTGAAGCGCATTACCAGCCGCTGGAGTGTGCTGGTGCTGCTGGCGCTGCGCGAGGAAACCCTGCGTTTTAGCGAACTGCGGCGCAAGATTGGCGGCGTCAGCGAGCGTATGCTGGCGCAGACGCTGCGCTATATGGAAGAAGATGGATTTGTGCAACGCATCGCTTATGACGTGGTGCCGCCCCATGTGGAATATCACCTCACTGAGCTGGGGCGAGAGGTGGAAGGGCAGGTGGTGGGTCTGGCTGACTGGCTGGAGAGCAACCTGCACCGGATTCTGGATGTGCGTGACAATATCTGA
- the sitC gene encoding iron/manganese ABC transporter permease subunit SitC, with protein MQWLLEPFSYQYMLNAMWVSALVGGLCAFLSCYLMLKGWSLIGDALSHSIVPGVAGAYMLGLPFALGAFLSGGLAAGSMLFLNQRTRLKEDAIIGLIFSSFFGLGLFMVSLNPTAVNIQTIVLGNILAIAPADILQLTLIGAVSISVLFFKWKDLLVTFFDENHARAIGLHPQRLKLLFFTLLALSTVAALQTVGAFLVICLVVTPGATAWLLTDRFPRLLAIAVTIGSVTSFLGAWASYYLDGATGGIIVVAQTLLFLLAFIFAPQQGLLAQRRRARSHQEDVDADVAA; from the coding sequence ATGCAATGGCTACTGGAACCCTTCAGCTACCAATATATGCTGAACGCCATGTGGGTGTCGGCGCTGGTCGGCGGCTTGTGCGCCTTTCTCTCCTGCTATTTGATGCTGAAAGGCTGGTCGCTGATTGGTGATGCGCTGTCGCATTCCATCGTGCCCGGCGTCGCCGGTGCCTATATGCTCGGTTTACCCTTTGCTCTCGGTGCCTTTCTCTCGGGAGGGTTGGCGGCAGGCAGTATGTTGTTCCTCAACCAACGAACCCGCCTGAAAGAAGACGCCATTATCGGCCTGATTTTTTCCTCGTTCTTCGGCCTCGGGCTATTTATGGTGTCGCTTAACCCAACCGCGGTGAATATCCAAACCATTGTATTAGGCAACATTCTCGCCATCGCCCCCGCCGATATCCTGCAACTGACGTTGATTGGCGCAGTCTCCATTAGTGTGTTGTTTTTCAAATGGAAAGATCTGCTGGTGACCTTTTTTGATGAGAACCATGCGCGCGCCATCGGGCTGCATCCGCAGCGGCTGAAACTGTTGTTTTTCACCCTGCTGGCACTCTCTACCGTCGCAGCGCTGCAAACTGTCGGTGCATTTCTGGTGATTTGCCTGGTGGTCACGCCGGGAGCGACTGCGTGGCTGCTGACCGATCGTTTCCCGCGTCTGCTGGCTATCGCCGTTACCATCGGTAGCGTCACCAGCTTTCTGGGTGCCTGGGCCAGCTATTACCTTGACGGCGCCACGGGCGGTATCATCGTAGTGGCGCAAACGCTGTTGTTTTTACTGGCGTTTATCTTCGCCCCGCAACAGGGTCTGCTGGCGCAACGCCGACGCGCACGCAGCCATCAGGAGGATGTCGATGCTGACGTTGCTGCTTGA
- the yghX gene encoding YghX family hydrolase, with the protein MTRLTAQDFPQELLELYDYYAHGKISKREFIALAAKFTIAGMTGAALLSAMSPNYALAQQVEFTDPDIVPEYIHYPSPQGHGDVRGYLVRPAKVSGKVPAVVVVHENRGLNPYIEDVARRVAKAGYIALAPDGLSSVGGYPGNDEEGKAMQAKIDPVKLMNDFFAAVDFLMHHEAGTGKVGITGFCYGGGVANAAAVAFPELACAVPFYGRQPKAEDVPRIQAPLLLHYAELDKGINEGWPAYEAALKANHKVYEAYIYPGVNHGFHNDSTPRYDKAAAELAWSRTLGWFEKYLHG; encoded by the coding sequence ATGACACGTCTTACCGCACAGGATTTTCCGCAGGAACTGCTGGAGCTTTACGACTATTACGCCCACGGCAAAATCAGCAAACGCGAGTTCATCGCGCTGGCCGCAAAGTTCACCATCGCCGGGATGACGGGTGCGGCGCTGCTCAGCGCGATGAGCCCGAATTATGCCCTGGCGCAGCAGGTAGAATTCACCGACCCCGATATCGTCCCGGAGTACATCCACTACCCCTCGCCGCAAGGCCACGGCGACGTGCGCGGTTATCTGGTGCGTCCGGCCAAAGTCAGTGGCAAGGTGCCAGCCGTGGTGGTGGTGCATGAGAATCGCGGCCTGAATCCCTATATTGAAGACGTGGCACGCCGCGTGGCTAAAGCAGGCTATATCGCCCTGGCGCCGGATGGGCTGAGTTCAGTGGGGGGCTATCCGGGTAACGATGAAGAAGGCAAAGCCATGCAGGCGAAGATCGACCCGGTCAAACTGATGAACGACTTCTTCGCGGCGGTGGATTTTCTGATGCATCACGAAGCCGGGACCGGCAAAGTCGGGATCACCGGTTTTTGTTACGGCGGCGGGGTGGCCAATGCGGCTGCCGTGGCCTTTCCGGAATTGGCCTGCGCGGTGCCGTTTTATGGCCGCCAGCCGAAGGCGGAAGATGTCCCACGTATTCAGGCTCCGCTCCTGCTGCATTATGCCGAACTGGATAAAGGCATCAATGAGGGCTGGCCTGCGTATGAAGCGGCGCTGAAAGCCAATCATAAAGTGTATGAGGCGTATATTTATCCTGGGGTAAACCACGGTTTCCACAATGATTCGACACCGCGTTACGACAAAGCAGCAGCCGAACTGGCGTGGAGCCGCACATTAGGCTGGTTTGAAAAGTATTTGCACGGTTAA